Proteins encoded together in one Streptomyces sp. NA04227 window:
- a CDS encoding ABC transporter substrate-binding protein — translation MNLNRRQVLWAGGGIGAATFLAACGGGDDTSAKPGKNEKPRRGGTLRVGALGRASAITRDPHSTQANESDYLIISLVHDTLTVPGTKPNTVPRLATSWKSSDDLKTWRFTIAKGAKFHDGSPVTAEDVVWSLKRLRGTPSGASRLPGIKAENIKAEGTGTVVLVSDYPNAELPQLTRLTTFVLKKDTKDSEVGKAPGTGPFKLDWFRSGNARLVRNEDWYGGEVHLDAIEVKIFENPQAMANALLGGQIDVASNVGSVAARTAEKRGDIQVVRRPNDMAMPIVMRTADGPFADAKVREALRLAVDREAMVKQVLSGYGTVANDILGTGDPAYVKDVPQRARDLVKAKKLLKEADFDLSKTYRLLTTEDVPGLAEAATLFASQVREAGVKVKVVKQESATFWDKTWLKGDLYTTYWGTNDSVVFFASKTMVSDSAQNEAGWKNTEFDAAYRKAMATKDPAARAKTLRELQEIQHESSGYLLWGMADGIDLAGPPVRGLPTLPGYGRVQLEQAWLAR, via the coding sequence GTGAACCTGAACAGACGCCAAGTCCTGTGGGCCGGTGGCGGAATAGGCGCGGCCACGTTCCTCGCCGCCTGCGGCGGCGGGGACGACACCTCCGCCAAGCCGGGCAAGAACGAGAAGCCCCGTCGCGGCGGCACACTGAGGGTCGGCGCGCTCGGCCGCGCCTCGGCCATCACCCGCGACCCGCACAGCACCCAGGCCAACGAGAGCGACTACCTGATCATCTCGCTGGTCCACGACACCCTCACCGTCCCCGGCACCAAGCCCAACACCGTTCCCCGGCTTGCCACTTCCTGGAAGTCCTCGGACGATCTGAAGACCTGGCGGTTCACGATCGCCAAGGGCGCGAAGTTCCACGACGGCTCACCGGTCACCGCCGAGGACGTTGTCTGGTCCCTGAAGCGACTGCGCGGCACCCCCTCCGGCGCCTCCCGGCTGCCCGGCATCAAGGCGGAGAACATCAAGGCCGAGGGCACCGGCACGGTCGTCCTGGTCTCGGACTACCCCAACGCCGAACTGCCCCAGCTCACCCGTCTGACGACCTTCGTCCTCAAGAAGGACACCAAGGACTCCGAGGTCGGCAAGGCACCCGGCACCGGCCCGTTCAAGCTGGACTGGTTCCGCTCCGGCAACGCCCGGCTGGTCCGCAACGAGGACTGGTACGGCGGCGAGGTCCACCTCGACGCCATCGAGGTCAAGATCTTCGAGAACCCGCAGGCGATGGCCAACGCGCTGCTCGGCGGCCAGATCGACGTGGCCTCCAACGTCGGCTCGGTGGCGGCCCGTACGGCCGAGAAGCGCGGCGACATCCAGGTCGTGCGGCGCCCCAACGACATGGCGATGCCGATCGTGATGCGTACCGCCGACGGACCGTTCGCGGACGCGAAGGTCCGGGAGGCGCTGCGCCTGGCGGTGGACCGCGAGGCGATGGTCAAGCAGGTGCTGTCCGGCTACGGCACGGTCGCCAACGACATCCTCGGCACCGGCGACCCCGCCTACGTCAAGGACGTCCCACAGCGCGCACGCGACCTGGTGAAGGCCAAGAAGCTGCTGAAGGAAGCCGACTTCGACCTGTCGAAGACCTACCGGCTGCTCACCACCGAGGACGTGCCGGGCCTCGCCGAGGCGGCCACCCTGTTCGCCTCGCAGGTCCGCGAGGCGGGCGTCAAGGTGAAGGTGGTCAAGCAGGAGTCCGCCACCTTCTGGGACAAGACCTGGCTCAAGGGCGACCTGTACACGACCTACTGGGGCACCAACGACTCCGTGGTCTTCTTCGCGAGCAAGACCATGGTCTCCGACTCCGCGCAGAACGAGGCGGGCTGGAAGAACACCGAGTTCGACGCCGCGTACCGCAAGGCCATGGCGACCAAGGACCCCGCGGCCCGCGCGAAGACGCTGCGCGAACTCCAGGAGATCCAGCACGAGTC